In a single window of the Candidatus Celerinatantimonas neptuna genome:
- the trmA gene encoding tRNA/tmRNA (uracil-C(5))-methyltransferase — MAEIAYYPEQYQTLLATKVTRIRQLFAELTVIPPDIYPSTPTHYRMRAEFRVWHEGDDLYHIMFDPKTKQKIRINQFPPASTLINQLMPELIEHLKGNQQLRHKLFQIDYLSTQSKQAVISLLYHKKLDDQWLCEAQQLKTELREKFDVHLIGRARKQKIILDKDFVLETLNINGRKLHYKQVENSFTQPNSGINEQMLSWALNVTAGQQDDLLELYCGNGNFSLALARNFKHVLATEIAKPSVDSAQYNIATNQIENVKILRMSAEEFTQATEGRKFRRLQEAGVNLDDYQCHTIFVDPPRAGLDQDTLKMVQNYDHILYISCNPQTLLNNLQQLTTTHTIDQWAIFDQFPYTDHAEVGVWLTINHHGG, encoded by the coding sequence ATGGCTGAGATTGCTTATTACCCAGAACAATATCAAACCCTGCTAGCGACTAAAGTCACTCGTATTCGTCAGCTATTTGCAGAACTGACCGTGATCCCGCCAGATATCTATCCTTCCACTCCGACCCACTACCGTATGCGCGCAGAATTTCGTGTCTGGCATGAAGGCGATGATCTTTACCACATCATGTTTGATCCCAAGACCAAACAAAAAATCCGAATCAATCAGTTCCCACCTGCAAGTACGTTGATCAATCAATTAATGCCTGAGTTAATTGAACACCTCAAAGGAAATCAGCAGCTAAGACATAAACTTTTCCAAATCGACTATCTATCAACACAGAGCAAACAAGCCGTTATAAGCCTGCTCTATCACAAGAAACTCGATGATCAGTGGCTTTGTGAAGCACAACAGCTTAAAACAGAGCTGCGCGAAAAATTCGACGTCCATCTGATAGGTCGGGCACGCAAACAAAAAATAATCCTGGACAAAGACTTTGTCCTCGAAACATTAAATATCAACGGACGCAAATTACATTACAAACAAGTAGAAAATAGTTTCACACAGCCAAATTCGGGGATTAACGAACAAATGCTTAGCTGGGCACTAAATGTCACAGCAGGGCAACAAGACGATCTCTTAGAACTATACTGTGGTAATGGTAATTTCTCTTTGGCCCTGGCCCGAAATTTCAAGCATGTACTGGCCACCGAAATCGCAAAACCTTCTGTTGATTCAGCACAATACAACATTGCGACCAACCAGATTGAGAATGTCAAAATTTTAAGAATGTCTGCCGAAGAGTTTACACAAGCGACAGAAGGTCGCAAATTTCGCCGTTTACAAGAAGCAGGTGTTAATCTCGACGATTACCAATGCCATACGATTTTTGTTGATCCTCCAAGGGCAGGTTTAGATCAAGACACCCTCAAGATGGTTCAGAACTACGATCATATTTTATACATTTCCTGCAATCCTCAGACATTGCTGAATAATCTGCAACAGCTCACAACGACCCATACCATTGACCAATGGGCTATTTTTGATCAGTTTCCTTACACCGATCATGCTGAAGTTGGTGTGTGGCTGACCATTAATCATCATGGCGGTTAA
- the btuB_1 gene encoding Vitamin B12 transporter BtuB has product MKNKWIVATLLPAAAAYGQSSVSSEPDMIVTASRMLQSSDQVLVPYTVITAAQIETMQAKSIADVLAMQPGVDIRSNGGRGQATSISIRGE; this is encoded by the coding sequence ATGAAAAATAAATGGATAGTAGCAACTCTTTTGCCCGCAGCGGCAGCGTATGGGCAATCATCGGTATCTTCTGAACCGGATATGATTGTCACGGCAAGTCGTATGTTGCAGTCAAGCGATCAGGTGTTAGTTCCTTATACGGTTATTACAGCAGCCCAAATTGAGACGATGCAGGCAAAATCAATTGCTGATGTTTTAGCTATGCAACCTGGGGTCGATATTCGAAGTAATGGAGGCAGAGGGCAAGCAACGTCGATTTCGATTCGGGGGGAATAG
- the btuB_2 gene encoding Vitamin B12 transporter BtuB: MEAEGKQRRFRFGGNSGHTLVLINGVKAMSATFGLADLNFLPASLVERIEIIRGPRVVQYGADAISGVINIITKPEKGTRRNRLTAGAGQNGYWQGRWNIVHSAKNTQLHSAINAEHSDGCNIMPTHPPAHDYGYHTEQGVFGITHQFNEQWQGDIRALLSEGHSDYNENGTFLSASSLGKTILNQQFYDSGIEYEGSHYTSQMSLNYGIDDSRTEGESSSRIVTQRYAGHWLNRWQLFEDWHVNAGVDARQTDVGKSVTVYDIKKRYNFGEYSTLGFYRGVYQSEASIRQDHNQRYSNNTNYSLAGGWYYLPEQQIK; this comes from the coding sequence ATGGAGGCAGAGGGCAAGCAACGTCGATTTCGATTCGGGGGGAATAGTGGACACACATTGGTTCTAATTAATGGTGTCAAGGCTATGTCAGCAACATTTGGTTTAGCTGATCTTAACTTTTTACCTGCCAGTCTCGTAGAACGTATCGAAATTATTCGGGGTCCCCGGGTTGTTCAGTATGGTGCTGATGCGATATCTGGGGTCATTAATATTATTACGAAGCCAGAAAAAGGAACGCGGAGAAATCGACTAACCGCTGGTGCAGGCCAAAATGGCTACTGGCAGGGGCGTTGGAATATAGTGCATTCTGCAAAGAATACCCAATTGCATTCGGCCATTAATGCAGAGCATAGTGATGGTTGTAATATTATGCCAACACATCCTCCTGCTCATGATTACGGATATCATACTGAACAAGGAGTATTTGGAATAACTCATCAATTTAATGAGCAATGGCAAGGGGATATCAGGGCATTACTCAGTGAAGGGCATTCAGATTATAACGAAAATGGTACTTTTTTATCAGCCAGCTCTCTAGGTAAGACAATTTTGAATCAACAGTTTTATGATTCTGGAATTGAATATGAGGGAAGTCATTATACCTCTCAAATGAGCTTAAATTACGGTATTGATGATAGTCGAACCGAGGGGGAAAGCAGTTCTCGAATTGTTACACAACGTTATGCTGGGCACTGGCTGAATCGTTGGCAGCTGTTTGAGGATTGGCATGTTAATGCTGGAGTGGATGCTCGTCAGACTGATGTCGGTAAATCTGTAACGGTATATGATATTAAGAAACGCTATAACTTTGGAGAATACTCAACGCTTGGGTTTTATAGAGGGGTCTATCAGAGCGAGGCGAGTATCCGCCAGGATCATAATCAACGTTATAGTAATAATACAAATTATTCATTAGCGGGTGGTTGGTATTATCTTCCTGAACAACAGATTAAGTGA
- the btuB_3 gene encoding Vitamin B12 transporter BtuB has translation MYFPNFGNSDLQPEKSRNLELGLLGAIGKVGYEVNVYRNWYRDLIGSDSSTFLLINVDKARITGTELILKFNTGVFHHQLDYTYLDPRNKVTGKVLTYRSWNMAKWQIDFPIRSWNLHSDILWKGHQFSSSTNRLSSYLTVNLAAIYQAGSVLKISGPIDNLFDREYQTVAEYAALVFKLT, from the coding sequence TTGTATTTTCCTAATTTTGGCAATTCTGATTTGCAACCTGAAAAGTCGAGAAATCTTGAATTAGGATTATTAGGGGCTATTGGTAAGGTTGGCTATGAGGTCAATGTGTATCGAAATTGGTATCGGGATCTCATAGGTTCAGATTCGAGTACTTTCTTACTCATTAATGTAGATAAGGCTCGTATTACCGGTACGGAATTGATCTTGAAATTTAATACAGGTGTTTTTCATCATCAATTGGATTATACCTACTTGGATCCGAGAAATAAGGTGACTGGCAAAGTTTTAACGTATCGTTCATGGAACATGGCTAAATGGCAAATAGACTTTCCTATACGGAGCTGGAATCTACATAGTGATATTTTGTGGAAAGGTCATCAATTCTCAAGTTCCACAAATAGGCTTTCCAGTTATCTCACGGTAAATCTAGCTGCAATTTATCAAGCTGGCTCTGTTCTTAAAATTTCTGGCCCAATAGATAATTTATTTGATAGAGAATATCAGACTGTTGCTGAGTATGCAGCCCTGGTATTCAAACTAACTTGA